The genomic window GGGCATGCCGGGATACCCCGACGACCTGGCCGAGGCATCCGATTTCTCACCGGTTCCGCATGTCGCGTTCGAGCAGACCGGCGGCGACCGCCCCCGCGATTCCCGGTTGAACCCGAAGTACTCGTTCGACAGCTTCGTGATCGGTCAGTCCAACCGGTTCGCGCACGCCGCCGCGGTCGCGGTCGCCGAGGCGCCGGCGAAGGCGTACAACCCGCTGTTCATCTACGGCGACTCCGGCCTGGGCAAGACCCACCTCCTGCACGCGATCGGGCACTACGCGATGAGCCTGTACCCGGGCATCCGGGTGCGGTACGTGTCGAGCGAGGAGTTCACGAACGACTTCATCAACTCGATCGCGAACAACCGCGGCTCGCTGTTCCAGCAGCGCTACCGCAATATCGACATCCTGTTGATCGACGACATCCAGTTCCTGCAGGGGAAGGCGGAGACGCAGGAGGCGTTCTTCCACACCTTCAACACCCTGCACGATCACAACAAGCAGGTCGTGATCACCAGCGATGTGCCGCCGAAGCACCTCACCGGCTTCGAGGATCGGATGCGCAGTCGCTTCGAGTGGGGACTGATCACCGACGTGCAGGCGCCCGACCTCGAGACGCGTATCGCCATCCTCCGCAAGAAGGCGCAGTCCGAACGTCTCCAGGTGCCCGACGAGATCCTCGAGTACATGGCTTCGAAGGTGTCGAGCAACATCCGCGAGCTCGAGGGCACGCTGATCCGCGTCACGGCGTTCGCGAGCCTGAACCGGACGTCGGTCGACATGCCGCTGGTGCAGACGGTCCTGAAGGACCTCATCACGGATGACACCGACAACGTCGTCGCGCCGGTCGACATCATCACGGCGACGGCCGACTACTTCAAGCTGACGGTCGACGACCTGTACGGGTCGAGCCGGTCGCAGGCCGTCGCGACGGCGCGGCAGATCGCGATGTACCTGTGCCGTGAGCTGACGAGCCTGTCGCTGCCGAAGATCGGCCAGCTGTTCGGCAACCGCGACCACACGACCGTGATGTACGCCAACAAGAAGATC from Agromyces sp. LHK192 includes these protein-coding regions:
- the dnaA gene encoding chromosomal replication initiator protein DnaA, which gives rise to MLQGFLNLVEPKGIAAGTFYLEVPNDFTASMLNQRMRVPLLKAMGRIEAPTPVSSFYVVVNPELEELRSLDAPGAAAMAGPGGIGGPGPALAAQVGTGMPGYPDDLAEASDFSPVPHVAFEQTGGDRPRDSRLNPKYSFDSFVIGQSNRFAHAAAVAVAEAPAKAYNPLFIYGDSGLGKTHLLHAIGHYAMSLYPGIRVRYVSSEEFTNDFINSIANNRGSLFQQRYRNIDILLIDDIQFLQGKAETQEAFFHTFNTLHDHNKQVVITSDVPPKHLTGFEDRMRSRFEWGLITDVQAPDLETRIAILRKKAQSERLQVPDEILEYMASKVSSNIRELEGTLIRVTAFASLNRTSVDMPLVQTVLKDLITDDTDNVVAPVDIITATADYFKLTVDDLYGSSRSQAVATARQIAMYLCRELTSLSLPKIGQLFGNRDHTTVMYANKKISELMKERRSIYNQVTELTARIKQTSRVR